The following coding sequences lie in one Miscanthus floridulus cultivar M001 chromosome 9, ASM1932011v1, whole genome shotgun sequence genomic window:
- the LOC136479859 gene encoding uncharacterized protein, which produces MTKELAIKKALLKAKWDLEDNEANRIKIWTVANDHYKGWRSTFSATYKAYTTYEERMRHRPEELDIVEWHYLVSYFGTEEFQRISNKNSQNRHNRQIHHVTGSKGFSQLSYEKRDQLTGEEPNDMELFMMTHQQNGQWTSEESREVYDNATRKIMELESRPDANVVSDLEQNQIFQSTYKETRKIKSNKMHANGYLARLCEGAELLDLILAK; this is translated from the exons ATGACAA AGGAACTGGCCATTAAGAAGGCTTTACTGAAG GCTAAGTGGGACCTTGAGGATAACGAGGCGAACAGAATCAAGATATGGACGGTGGCTAATGACCATTACAAAGGATGGCGATCTACATTTAGTGCTACCTACAAGGCGTACACCACCTATGAAGAGAGAATGAGACATAGGCCAGAAGAATTAGACATTGTTGAGTGGCACTATCTGGTGTCGTATTTTGGCACCGAAGAATTCCAG AGGATTAGCAATAAGAATTCTCAGAATCGGCACAATCGACAGATACACCATGTTACAGGATCAAAGGGTTTTTCTCAATTGAGCTATGAGAAG AGGGACCAACTAACTGGTGAAGAGCCAAATGATATGGAGCTTTTTATGATGACCCACCAACAAAATGGACAATGGACAAGCGAGGAATCTAGGGAAGTCTAT GACAATGCAACCAGGAAGATTATGGAGCTGGAGTCAAGGCCTGACGCAAATGTCGTCTCAGACTTGGAGCAGAACCAGATTTTCCAATCAACCTACAAGGAAACGAGAAAAATCAAATCAAACAAGATGCATGCTAATGGTTACCTTGCAAG ACTATGTGAGGGTGCTGAACTATTGGACCTTATTTTAGCCAAGTAA